In one Methanobrevibacter arboriphilus genomic region, the following are encoded:
- a CDS encoding RNA-guided pseudouridylation complex pseudouridine synthase subunit Cbf5 yields MTLLIKSKANTNPNYGSKPQDRSIEEHISKGVINLDKPSGPTSHEIDSWVRRILNSEKTGHGGTLDPKVTGVLPIGIDTATRVIQLLLAAPKEYVCLMTLHKDVDEESVRTVFKEFHGKIYQTPPVKSAVKRELRVRTIYYADILEIGGRDVLFKIGCEAGTYVRTYCKDIGEALGVGAHMAELRRTQVGSFTEDNNLVTLQDLTDAYYYWNKENNESYLRECILPMETATEHLSKVFIRDSAVDAICHGANLAAGGISSLSDDIKKNDEVVIFTLKGELVASATALFNVEDILMASEGIMFNTKKVFMNTGVYPMMWK; encoded by the coding sequence ATGACTCTTTTAATAAAATCAAAAGCAAATACAAATCCGAATTATGGTTCCAAACCTCAAGATAGGTCAATTGAAGAACATATATCTAAAGGTGTTATTAATTTAGATAAACCATCTGGTCCAACATCTCATGAAATAGATTCATGGGTTAGAAGAATTTTAAATTCTGAAAAAACAGGGCATGGTGGAACTCTGGATCCAAAGGTTACTGGTGTTTTACCTATTGGAATTGATACTGCAACTCGTGTCATACAGCTTCTTTTAGCTGCTCCTAAGGAATATGTTTGTTTAATGACTTTACATAAAGATGTTGATGAGGAAAGTGTAAGAACTGTTTTTAAAGAGTTTCATGGTAAAATATATCAAACTCCTCCAGTAAAATCTGCTGTTAAACGAGAATTGAGAGTTAGAACAATATATTATGCTGACATTCTCGAGATAGGGGGTAGGGATGTTCTTTTTAAGATAGGATGCGAAGCTGGAACTTATGTAAGAACCTATTGTAAAGATATTGGTGAAGCTTTAGGAGTTGGAGCTCATATGGCAGAATTAAGGAGAACTCAAGTTGGATCTTTTACTGAGGATAATAATTTAGTAACTTTACAAGATTTAACTGATGCATATTATTATTGGAATAAAGAGAATAATGAATCTTATTTAAGAGAATGTATATTGCCAATGGAAACAGCTACTGAGCACTTATCAAAAGTATTTATTAGAGATTCCGCTGTTGATGCAATATGTCATGGTGCAAATTTAGCTGCTGGTGGAATATCTTCTCTTTCCGATGATATTAAAAAAAATGATGAAGTTGTAATATTTACTCTTAAAGGAGAATTAGTGGCTTCAGCTACTGCTCTTTTCAATGTGGAAGATATATTGATGGCTTCTGAGGGAATAATGTTTAATACAAAGAAAGTTTTCATGAATACTGGCGTATATCCGATGATGTGGAAATAA
- a CDS encoding 50S ribosomal protein L14e yields the protein MASIEVGRVCVKTAGREAGEKCVIIELIDENFVEVIGGSVKNRRCNINHLEPLEETIEVSDDVEAIKKNLESL from the coding sequence ATGGCATCCATAGAAGTAGGAAGAGTATGTGTTAAAACAGCTGGTAGAGAAGCTGGAGAAAAATGTGTAATTATAGAACTCATCGATGAAAATTTTGTAGAAGTTATTGGAGGTTCTGTTAAAAACAGAAGATGTAATATAAATCATTTAGAACCTCTTGAAGAGACTATAGAAGTTTCTGATGATGTTGAAGCTATTAAAAAAAATTTAGAATCCTTATAG
- the cmk gene encoding (d)CMP kinase — MIITIGGLAGSGTTTAADVLSKKIDIPFISAGSIFRDMAKEKEMSLIEFSKYAEDNTAIDIELDKRQSEIAKNSENLIVEGRLSAYFVEADLRIWLLAPLDIRAQRVSNRESKSLEVVIEETIIREESEALRYLDIHNIDINNFDIYDLVLNTNRFNPDSIAEIILTTLKVI, encoded by the coding sequence ATGATTATAACAATCGGTGGTTTAGCGGGTAGTGGAACTACTACAGCAGCTGATGTATTGTCAAAAAAAATTGATATTCCTTTTATTTCTGCTGGAAGTATCTTTAGAGATATGGCAAAAGAAAAGGAAATGTCTCTTATAGAATTCAGTAAATATGCTGAAGATAATACTGCTATCGATATTGAACTTGATAAAAGACAATCTGAAATAGCTAAAAATTCTGAAAATCTTATTGTTGAAGGAAGACTTTCTGCTTATTTTGTTGAAGCAGATCTTCGGATATGGTTACTTGCACCATTAGATATTAGAGCTCAACGTGTTTCAAATCGTGAGTCTAAATCTTTGGAGGTAGTTATTGAAGAAACTATTATTCGTGAAGAAAGTGAGGCTTTAAGATATTTAGATATTCATAATATAGATATTAATAATTTTGATATCTATGATTTAGTGCTTAATACTAATAGGTTTAACCCAGATAGTATTGCAGAGATTATATTAACAACATTAAAGGTGATATAA
- a CDS encoding 50S ribosomal protein L34e → MPESRYRSRSYKRINKKTPGGQNVLRYKKKKPSKHVCAECGAILHGVPRGRPYEIGKLSKTKKRPNRPFGGNLCSKCARDYFKSEARS, encoded by the coding sequence ATGCCTGAATCAAGATATAGATCTAGATCTTATAAAAGAATTAACAAAAAGACTCCTGGTGGACAAAATGTCCTAAGATATAAGAAGAAAAAACCAAGTAAGCATGTATGTGCTGAATGTGGTGCAATTTTGCATGGGGTTCCAAGAGGAAGACCATATGAAATTGGAAAATTATCAAAAACTAAAAAACGACCTAATAGGCCATTTGGAGGAAATTTATGCTCTAAATGTGCTCGTGATTATTTTAAATCAGAGGCAAGGTCCTAA
- a CDS encoding EMC3/TMCO1 family protein produces MVLEIIFGGLNWIFGPILALDPMPNNPMLTIFLIATIIAFFTTLANKLLVDQDEMEASRTEMKEFQEKMKEAQMSGDAKALAKAQAMQKDVMAKQGDMMKNSFKPLLVTLIPIMLMFWWMGQPTNPINNVIVQLPEFVYYVLLVPVWHGVYGMFYGGGPSVPFIAGWLGWYIMCTFAMTQILRKFMGFKTGF; encoded by the coding sequence ATGGTTTTAGAAATAATTTTCGGTGGGCTCAATTGGATTTTTGGTCCGATATTAGCTTTAGATCCTATGCCCAATAATCCGATGCTTACAATTTTTTTGATAGCAACTATCATCGCATTTTTCACTACATTAGCTAATAAATTATTAGTTGATCAAGATGAAATGGAAGCTTCAAGAACGGAAATGAAAGAATTCCAAGAAAAGATGAAAGAAGCTCAGATGAGTGGAGATGCTAAAGCTTTGGCTAAAGCTCAAGCTATGCAAAAAGATGTTATGGCAAAACAAGGAGATATGATGAAAAATTCATTTAAACCATTGCTCGTGACTCTTATTCCAATAATGCTAATGTTTTGGTGGATGGGTCAGCCTACAAATCCAATTAATAATGTGATTGTTCAGCTTCCTGAGTTTGTTTATTATGTATTATTAGTTCCTGTGTGGCATGGTGTTTATGGCATGTTTTATGGAGGAGGACCTTCTGTACCTTTTATTGCAGGTTGGTTAGGTTGGTACATAATGTGTACTTTTGCTATGACACAAATTCTTAGAAAATTTATGGGCTTTAAAACAGGATTTTAA
- a CDS encoding adenylate kinase, which produces MKLVVLTGIPGSGSTTVLESTLKKVDYIHLNYGDVMTEIAIENSIVKDRDELRKLSPETQKEIQKQAAAKIKESSADNNVIVDTHCTISTPSGFLPGLPQWVLEELKPDIFVLIEADPDEIMLRRISDESRTRDLEMYESIKLHQEMNRAASMAYATLTGATVKILENHNDQLDVIVDKLFEVL; this is translated from the coding sequence TTGAAATTAGTAGTATTAACTGGGATTCCAGGTTCTGGAAGCACTACTGTTTTAGAGAGTACTTTAAAGAAAGTTGATTATATCCATTTAAATTATGGGGATGTAATGACTGAGATAGCTATAGAAAACAGTATTGTAAAAGATAGAGATGAGCTTAGAAAATTGTCTCCTGAAACTCAAAAAGAAATTCAAAAACAAGCTGCAGCAAAGATAAAAGAAAGCTCTGCTGATAATAATGTCATTGTAGATACTCATTGTACAATATCTACACCATCTGGATTTTTACCAGGGCTTCCTCAATGGGTTCTTGAAGAATTAAAACCAGATATATTTGTTTTAATTGAAGCAGATCCTGATGAGATTATGCTTAGAAGAATTTCTGATGAGTCAAGAACTAGGGATTTAGAGATGTATGAAAGTATTAAGTTACACCAAGAAATGAATAGAGCTGCTTCTATGGCATATGCAACTCTTACTGGTGCTACTGTAAAAATCTTAGAAAATCATAATGATCAACTTGATGTGATTGTTGATAAACTATTTGAAGTTTTATAA
- the secY gene encoding preprotein translocase subunit SecY: protein MILDYIKPLFSILPEVKTPIHRQDFKEKLKWTAIVLVLYFFLTQVPLYGLSPLAVDQFAQMRAVMAGSFGSILTLGIGPIVTSSIVLQLLVGAKILKLDLSRHEDKALFQGTQKILAIVFTVFEAAVLVYTGSLIPTDPSLLWLLMLQLIIGALLILFLDEVVSKWGFGSGIGLFIAAGVSEAIVVGTFNFLPTKASPGVMPGMIPKFIQSITSGSPDPTILIPLIATIGVFLVAVYGESMRVEIPISHGQVKGHGRIRGSVAKYPLKFIYASNMPVILTSALLVNVSLMASVFQKLGFPILGQVEGGKAISGLAYYLTTPSSLGVVFTDPLKVLIYGVFFIGFCILFSWLWVEMSGLNAKEISKQLYNSGIQIPGFRSSKRQLYKILNKYIPALTVLGGVFVGLLAFGADLTQAVGGGTGVLLTVGIVYKLYEEIAQEQLMDMHPMLRKFLGD, encoded by the coding sequence ATGATCTTAGATTATATAAAACCATTATTTTCTATATTGCCTGAGGTGAAAACACCTATTCATAGGCAAGATTTCAAAGAAAAGCTTAAATGGACTGCCATTGTACTGGTATTATATTTTTTCTTAACACAAGTACCTTTATATGGATTAAGTCCTTTAGCAGTCGATCAATTTGCTCAAATGAGGGCTGTAATGGCCGGTAGTTTTGGTTCAATTCTTACTTTAGGGATTGGTCCTATTGTTACCTCATCTATTGTACTACAACTTTTAGTAGGGGCAAAAATTTTAAAATTAGATCTTTCTCGCCATGAAGATAAGGCATTGTTCCAAGGTACTCAGAAGATTTTAGCTATTGTATTTACAGTATTTGAAGCTGCTGTTCTTGTATATACTGGAAGTTTAATTCCAACAGACCCTTCACTCTTATGGTTATTAATGCTCCAATTAATTATTGGTGCATTATTAATACTTTTCCTTGATGAAGTTGTTTCAAAATGGGGTTTTGGAAGTGGTATTGGACTATTTATTGCTGCAGGTGTATCCGAAGCAATTGTTGTTGGAACTTTTAATTTCTTACCAACTAAAGCAAGTCCTGGTGTTATGCCTGGAATGATTCCTAAATTCATACAATCTATTACATCAGGTTCTCCTGATCCAACTATATTAATTCCACTAATAGCTACAATTGGTGTTTTCTTAGTAGCTGTTTATGGAGAAAGTATGAGAGTAGAAATACCAATTTCTCATGGACAAGTTAAGGGACATGGAAGAATTAGGGGTTCAGTAGCTAAATATCCTTTAAAATTTATATATGCAAGTAATATGCCAGTTATTTTAACTAGTGCACTTCTTGTTAATGTTTCATTAATGGCTAGTGTATTCCAAAAATTAGGATTTCCTATTTTGGGTCAAGTTGAAGGTGGTAAAGCTATTAGTGGCCTTGCTTATTATTTAACCACTCCTTCAAGCTTAGGAGTAGTTTTTACAGATCCTTTAAAGGTTTTAATATATGGTGTTTTCTTTATTGGTTTTTGTATATTGTTCTCTTGGCTATGGGTAGAAATGAGTGGTTTAAATGCAAAAGAAATTTCTAAGCAATTATATAATTCGGGAATTCAAATTCCAGGTTTTAGAAGTAGTAAACGGCAGTTATATAAGATATTAAATAAGTATATTCCTGCTCTTACTGTGCTTGGTGGTGTTTTTGTAGGTTTACTTGCTTTTGGAGCCGATTTAACTCAAGCAGTTGGTGGAGGAACTGGTGTTTTACTTACTGTAGGTATTGTTTACAAACTATATGAAGAAATAGCACAAGAACAATTAATGGATATGCATCCAATGCTTAGAAAATTCTTAGGAGATTAG
- a CDS encoding uL15m family ribosomal protein, with product MIRKTRKINKMRGSRSIGGGCTKKRRGAGHKGGKGKAGLGKHHWTWTVKNDPNHFGKYGFKRPQKMTNKIKPVNIGYLDDNSEKLLAKGIATKEGDTIVIDVTDLGYGKVLGKGNLLKPLIIKSPAFSASAEDKIQEAGGEAIKL from the coding sequence ATGATTAGAAAAACTCGTAAAATTAATAAAATGAGAGGTTCTAGGTCTATTGGTGGAGGCTGCACTAAAAAAAGAAGAGGTGCAGGTCATAAAGGTGGTAAAGGTAAAGCTGGATTGGGCAAACATCATTGGACTTGGACTGTTAAAAATGATCCAAATCATTTTGGGAAATATGGTTTTAAAAGACCTCAAAAAATGACTAATAAAATTAAACCTGTTAATATAGGATATTTAGATGATAATTCTGAAAAATTATTAGCTAAAGGAATAGCTACTAAAGAAGGAGATACTATAGTTATTGATGTAACTGACTTAGGTTATGGTAAAGTTTTAGGTAAAGGAAATTTATTAAAACCTTTGATAATTAAATCTCCTGCATTTTCTGCTTCTGCAGAAGATAAAATACAGGAAGCTGGTGGAGAAGCTATAAAATTATAG
- the rpmD gene encoding 50S ribosomal protein L30, translated as MFFVVRVRGTTGVKKDIADTLKMLRLTRINHGVLIEDTPSFDGMLQKSKDYITWGEIDSETLAEVISKRGKFVGGEKITDELLAEKTQYSSIEDLSKALINGDVKEEDIEIKPVFRLHPPRKGYEGIRSSIKEGGSLGYRGESIKDLVKKMS; from the coding sequence ATGTTTTTTGTTGTTAGAGTTAGAGGTACAACTGGTGTTAAAAAAGATATTGCTGACACTTTAAAAATGTTAAGATTAACTAGAATAAATCATGGAGTTTTAATAGAAGATACTCCTAGTTTTGATGGTATGCTTCAGAAATCTAAAGATTATATTACTTGGGGAGAAATTGACTCTGAAACTTTAGCTGAAGTTATTTCAAAAAGAGGAAAATTTGTTGGTGGAGAAAAAATCACTGATGAACTTTTAGCAGAAAAAACTCAATATTCTTCTATTGAAGATTTATCTAAGGCTCTTATTAATGGTGATGTTAAAGAGGAAGATATCGAGATTAAACCAGTATTTAGATTACATCCTCCGAGAAAAGGTTATGAAGGCATTAGAAGTTCAATTAAAGAAGGTGGATCTTTAGGTTATAGAGGAGAATCTATTAAAGATCTAGTCAAAAAAATGAGCTAA